The following DNA comes from Nicotiana sylvestris chromosome 10, ASM39365v2, whole genome shotgun sequence.
agaaagtacttcaatctgcctagatccttagtttgaaagtgctggaagagatgctgcttcagattagtaataccatcctgatcattgcccgtaataacaatatcatcaacatagactaccagataaatacatagacttgaagcagagtggcaataaaacacagagtgatcagcttcactacgagtcatgccaaactcctggataaccgtgctgaacttaccaaaccaggctcgaggagactgctttagaccataaagtgaccgacgcaagcgacatacaaggccacgagactccccctgagcaataaaaccaggtggttgctccatataaacctcatcctcaagatcaccatgaagaaaggcattcttaatgtccaactgatagaggggccaatgacgaactgcagccatggatagaaaaaggcgaactgatgccactttagccactggagagaaggtatcactgtaatctagcccaaatatttgagtgtatcctttggcaacaagacgtgccttaagtcgatcaatctggccatcgggaccaactttgactgcataaacccaacgacaaccaacggtagatttacctgaaggaagaggaacaagctcccatgtaccacttgtatgtaaagcagacatctcgtcactcatagcctgtcgccatcctggatgagacaatgcttcacctgtagacttagggatggaaaccgaggacaatgaagatataaaaacataatggggagatgacagacgatgataactcaaaccaacataatgaggattagggtttagtgTGGTCCGTATACCTTTTCGAAGTGCAATCGGTGTACTAGGAGCAGGATCCGCAGTAGGAGCCGTGTCAGGTGCAGGACGAGAACCAGATGGGCCTGATGTAGGGCGCGAACGgcgatgataagtcaagagtggtgtTCCTGTGGCCGGGGAACTAGGAGGGATAACACTGGACTCCTCAAAAGTTGGTATGGGTGAAACCTCTGTGGTTGAAGGTGGAGGAGGATTACTAAACTCCTCAAAAGTcggtataggtaagacctcagatatgtcatggtggtcagcagaagtgacatcagttgtgaagaaaggtttagactcgaaaaatgtgacgtcagctgacataaggtacctatgaagatcaggtgaataacaacgatatcccttctgaacacgagaataaccaaggaagacacacttgagagcacgaggagctaacttatctttccccggggctaagttatgaacaaaacatgtgctcccaaaaacccgaggtggaagagggtataaggctgactggggaaacaatattgaatgtggaatctgacccttgatgggagatgaaggcatcctattaatcaaataacaagctgtgagaactgcatcgccccaaaaacgcagcggaacacgagactcaattagaagtgtgcgagcagtctcaataaggtgcctattctttctttctgcaaccccattttgctgaggggtataaggacaagatgtctgatgaataattccatgagaagacataaactgctgaaactgagaagatacatattctaaggcattatcactgcgaaaaatgcggatagagacaccaaattggtttttgatttcagcacaaaaactctggaatatagagaataactcagaacgatctttcattaagaaaagccaagtacatcttgagtaatcatcaataaagctaacaaaataacgaaatcccaaggttgaactgactctactaggaccccatatatcagaatgaaccaaggagaaaacagactctgcatgactctcaacactacgcgtaaaggaagctcgggtatgtttcccaagctgacacgactcacaatctaatctagacaaactggataaactaggcaccatcttttgaagtttggataaactcggatgtcctaaacgtctgtggattagatctggaggatctgtaactagacatgttgtggaaggactgagcgagttaaggtagtaaagaccttctgattcacgacctgtaccaattgtccgtcccgtactgcggtcctgcataataaaagaatcatcaataaaatatataccacaattgagggcacgagtcaaacgactaacagatgcaagactaaaaggacaaccaggaacataaagaacggaatctagggtgatagaagacaatgggttggcttgtccaactccttgtgccttagtttgacatccattggctaaagtaacagtaggaagagactgtgaatatacaatattcgacaaaagtgatttattaccagagatatgatcagaagcgcctgagtccatgacccatggtccaagagtactagactgggaaacacaagcaaaagaattaccagcaataggagtgtcagtctgggcaactgaggctacttgtggagatgtTTGCTTACTTGCTCGATACTGAAGGAGCTCATTATATTCTTCTTTAGATACAGAAAAGCCCTGGTTACCTGTAGTCTCGCTCTGAGCAACGTAGGCATTTTTGGGTGGACGGCCATTTAAGGAATAACACATTTCGCGAGTGTGTCCAAGTTTGTGAAAATAAGAACACTTGGGTCTAGATCTCCCAAAACGACCGCCTCCTCGTCTATTCTCCATAGCTTAAGATGCCCGAACATCCACTGTCTGGGATGCAAGAACAGAGGAATCAAGTATCTGTGATGAAGTCACTGGGTGACTTGGTGCTGCAGCAAGGCGAAGTAatcgagagaataattcatcaactgtAAGGACAGTCGGACTCGCtaaaatctggtctcgtactgaatcaagatcatgaggaaatccagcgagtgtaagaactagaaacattttctgtcgctgctcttgttgttttgacacactagcagaaactgacatcaatgtctcaaattcctccatgactgcctgtacctgacccaagtaagtagacatatctaattcttgcttctttaagtttgtcatccgtgatatcacatcatagaagcgagatatatcattagtgtataacgtacgagcctttgcccaaaccaaataacatgtctggaatggccgaaacaaaggcatcaacttagaatcaatagaacgccacaagatgctacataattgagcatcaatttttgcccaaagcgctatcgccttttcatctccttcgctagactgtttaatcagatgatcttgcacaccttgacctttacaccacaactcgacagatgaagcccaagctaagtagtttgaacctcccattaaaggttccgaggtaatcataacattagagtttccagaactcatgcttttagacccaaaaacatcaattcccaaagacatcttgtaaattattaccaaataagagaaataatcaACTGTAATCCACTGAAAATAGAGTAAGGAACACTGAACCAGAATAGTAAACTACTGTAGCAGTTGGAAAGTTACTGTTGCAGCCGGAAAATATTCAAAGTGGTcggaatgaaataaaaacagtaggggtaggatcggaattaccagaagacccaactgttctgaaggaactttttcaaaaaatggccggaagtcaactttttgaaatcactattcacgccggaaaaataaaaaagtgatcggaatttggtgtaacctggatgggtaggctcggaattgcaagggaaacaatctgtcctgaagagtcgtcgccaaaaaatggccggaaggtGGCCCACGCAATGTTGGAACTTCGCCGGAAAATTTTCTTTGGACAGCTACAGTACCGCCGGAGATTTTCACTGGGATTTGGTCGCCGGACAGTGACTACTCTTGTGGTAGTGTTGGATTTTGTGCACAACACTGACCGAGACAAAGCAGacgcaaaacaactttgaaagtcgccggaaaaaaagggttccggtgactgattttacttcccggaatcgctggaatttatgcacagcgataaatctctcacgatagctctgataccatgtgagaaggcacgggagaaaatatgatatattgatattgtgtgtgatgcaatacaagaggtgctatttatagctactctatacaaaggggatactactcctattccaatgtgggacaattacatagctatctctaacatttacatagctatctctaacacGATCCTCCCATATCCGGGTTTTGAGCGGCTATTGCTTTGCTCATAAGTGAGTTTTGTGAGGATCGGTTACTAGAAATTTGTGTTGTGTGCTGCATGTCTGTAGATAATAGAAGCGGTGTTTCCTAAGAATCAAAAGCGTTGGACCAACTAAATGCTAAAATAGCATAAAAGAAGTTTTGAATAGGGTCTATCTCCATTTATTTGTGCGCATTGGTGGATATCTATGTATACACTATCTCTTTTTTGTTTCCCTAATATGCTAACTAATGCTCCTCCATAGCCAAGGATGTCGATATAGTGTATATACACTCACATTCAAAGGTGCAACACTTCTATGTGTATTGTGTATGGTGTGTGGATTTACTGCCCTCATCTACTCAGAAAAGATCTTTTAATGTTTTAAATTCTCTTTTATATTGTTATTTGCTTGTCTATGATTACATCCTTCTATTCACATTTTTATACAGTCTCTTATTTTGCATGAATAACCAGATTTTCATTTTAACGGCTGAAAATAAGCACCTAATCTTGAAGGGAGGAAAAGTGATGTATGAATAAATTGATAGCTTCCTGCCATACAGAGACAAGTTTGAGATTGGTTCAAGGTGCTTATTCTCTATCTTTCAACTGCTTCAGGGAGGTGATAGGAAAGATGTCTTTTTCTATCAAGCTGATGACCAACACTATATACCTCGAGCTTTGCTGATGGATCTAGAGCCTAGAGTCATTAATAGTATACAAAATGGGGAGTACAAAAATTTGTATAACCACGAGAATGTATTCATCGCTGATCACGGAGGTGGTGCTGGAAATAATTGGGCAAGCGGATATCATCAGGTTACTTCATTTGGATAGTTATTGTTTTGTTCACACACACCACATGTATTACGTTATCAAAATAAATATGCACGCTCATGCTAGCTCATTTTTTTCTTAATAAGTTTGGTAGTGAGCACATTACTTTCCAAATCTAAGACATGGCATGTGCGGAAAAAGGAGTTATTTGGCAAAAAAAGAACATGCATTTATGTCGCTGCCTTCACATTTTTCAATTGGATATCGTGTGTTAGTTTGATTGAAGACACCAGTAGATGTCATCGACCTCTTTCTCTGTCCACCTTCAGAATCTGCTCCGCATTCTCTGCTAGTTCAGCATACTTCTTTTGTTCTGTACTTCTAGTGTCCAGAAACCTCTGTTCGGCAAATGTTCTTGAAGTTCTTCATGTCTCCTAAAGTCTTTTAGACCTGAAAATTGCAATAAAGTGTCTACTTTACCTATTGCTGTATTTGGGTATGAATTAGTCAATATATGCATTTAATGGGATGTACACTAATTAATGCAAGAAATTGTTCGATGCAGTTATTGTTTTTGGATATCAAGCTTGCATTAACTTTCTTTTATCCTACATCTAAAAGATCTGGATCAACAACAACTACACCTTACTCTTAGAGTTGGATCTAAAAGACCTGGAATAGTTGTTTCTAAATGTTTTGTTACAATCGTTCGTTTGATCAGGGTAAGCAATATGAGGAGGATCTGATGGACATGATTGATAGGGAAGCAGATGGAAGTGATAGTCTTGAGGGTTTTGTTCTATGTCATTCTATTGCTGGTGGAACTGGCTCAGGTTGATTCTTTTTGTTGAGTTGGTGAAAAATGTGATAATGTTCGAAAAATGAGTGGTTGCTGAGACCAACTGTAAGAAGTTGTGTGAATATCTAATTATTTGTTTGTCTAATGACTGTATTTAGTGCAGGTATGGGCTCGTATCTGTTGGAGGCTCTGAATGATCGCTACAGCAGAAAACTTATTCAGACATACAGTGTGTTTCCTAACCAAAATGAGACAAGTGATGTGGTTGTACAGCCTTACAATTCCCTTTTGACACTCAAGCGACTGACATTAAATGCAGATTGTGTAGTTGTCCTTGACAATACTGCACTCAACGGAATTGCTGTGGATCGCCTGCATATTCCAACTCCCACCTTTGCTCAAACAAATTCATTAGTTTCTACTGTAATGTCAGCTAGTACAACTACCCTACGGTATCCTGGATACATGAACAATGACTTGGTTGGTCTCCTTGCCTCTTTAATTCCAACACCAAGATGCCATTTTCTGATGACAGGGTATACACCGCTCACTGTAGAGTGCCAAGTAAGCTTTCTATTTCATCAAGTGGTAACGTTTCGCTGACGTTGCATTGAAAATATAAGTTGTTGGTCGTTGCTGATTATTATACTTTGAACAAGCTCTTTTAGTAACTGGGCTTGGTTTATTCTCGAGAAAGAAGAACAATTCCAATATGGACTTAAGTAACCAATGCCAATGGACATGCTGTCCGTCAGCTGATTATTTATGACATATTTAATGCGGGAGTAATTATATTTTCATGCTAGAGTTATTATACTAAAACTatcacttgaaaaaaaaaataggagGAACTTTAGTGAGGTTTGATGTCTGATACTAAGGGATTAAATCCCAAATCCTATCTGTTAACTTGTTTTAGAAGTACTGTTTACATGTAAATCCTGTCCGATAACTTGTTAGCATTTGTAACATATTGTGAAATCATATCTGTCAACTCATTAAGAAGCGCTACTTATCCTGGATATACTCTATTCCATTGCCACTGTAAGGTTACTGGATAAACTTGTTCAAGTCATCCTACTCTTTTTGGTTCTTCCACAGTTTTTAGGTCTTGTTATTTTCTAGAATCCTATTGCAGTGGGACCTCATTTTAGTAATGATCTCTTTCGATTTAATTTTCTAGTTATGATTTTATCATCCTGGATTTATGCTCTATATTGAAAACTTATTGGAGGAGCAAATGTAGCCTGTAAAGGAAATGGTGCCCACTTCATTTGTTTCATATAATAAAAGAAAACAGGAAATGTGAATTAATGCAAAGTGCTGATAATCTTTTTACAGGCTAATGTAATTCGGAAAACAACTGTACTTGATGTGATGAGAAGACTCCTTTCGGTCAGTAAAACTTTCCTTTAGATTGTTAAGTAGGAAGTGTGTTCAGATACGCCCAATAACTCAAAAATGTTTCACTTTGCAGTCCAAGAATATCATGGTATCTTCTTATACGCGAACGAAGGAAGCCAGTCAGGCAAAGTACATATCCATATTAAACATTATTCAAGGAGAAGTTGATCCTACTCAGGTATTCTTGAAAATAGCTTAACAGCTTTTGTACTGTATTTCCTTTTTTCCCTTTGCTGCTTCATTGCTGCTGCAATAAAAGTTGCCAATAGTTTAAACAAATTGCTTTGAGTGCTAAGAACTGGTTGAGGCATTTCAATTTGGCAGAAAGCTATTTTGATTGCTAACATACCCAATGATAATCTTTTGGGTATCTTCCAACTTTGTTGAGCCTGTGGTACACACTAACAGACTATATGAGTACATAAATGCAAATATGGTCTCATTCAGCAAAAAAGATCTTACATCAGCTGCTTTTTTACTCATTTGATATTTCTGAAATCAGGTCCACGAAAGCCTGCAGAGAATACGGGAAAGAAAGCTTGTTAATTTTATTGAATGGGGCCCTGCTAGCATTCAGGCATgtgttttgtgtgtgtgtgtgtgtgtgtgtttttttgttttttgtttcttGAATTGCCATAATAAGCGCACAGCTTATGCTATTTCTGTTATATTTTTCTTACCCCTACATTCTTTGCAGGTTGCTTTATCAAGAAAGTCTCCATACGTCCAAACAGCTCATAGGGTGAGATTTACTTTTAAAATacatgttcttttcttttctcttcaagGCTTCTTTGTTAGTTGTGCTACATGGGAAATTCTTAAATAACTCACTGAGATTAAATAGGCTCAGTATGTAAAACCAA
Coding sequences within:
- the LOC104238082 gene encoding tubulin gamma-1 chain-like, yielding MPREIITLQVGQCGNQIGMEFWKQLCLEHGISKDGILEDFASQGGDRKDVFFYQADDQHYIPRALLMDLEPRVINSIQNGEYKNLYNHENVFIADHGGGAGNNWASGYHQGKQYEEDLMDMIDREADGSDSLEGFVLCHSIAGGTGSGMGSYLLEALNDRYSRKLIQTYSVFPNQNETSDVVVQPYNSLLTLKRLTLNADCVVVLDNTALNGIAVDRLHIPTPTFAQTNSLVSTVMSASTTTLRYPGYMNNDLVGLLASLIPTPRCHFLMTGYTPLTVECQANVIRKTTVLDVMRRLLSSKNIMVSSYTRTKEASQAKYISILNIIQGEVDPTQVHESLQRIRERKLVNFIEWGPASIQVALSRKSPYVQTAHRVSGLMLASYTGIRHLFSKCLSQYDKLRKRQAFLDNYRNYPMFADNDLSEFDESRDVIDSLVDEYKACESPDYIQWGMEDPDHVLTGEGNVSGTVDPNIAV